The Acidobacteriota bacterium genome includes a region encoding these proteins:
- a CDS encoding tetratricopeptide repeat protein, protein MSVRPLVLALFVVVASAPHAWAEQRGQAKEQVEFGIQVAQRGLWKEAIYRWERATQLDPTYAAAFNNLAVAYEHEGQLAKAREAYEKALALEPNNVLVRQNYDLFKEINDRAAQKDGRQY, encoded by the coding sequence ATGTCTGTCCGTCCTCTGGTTTTGGCGTTGTTCGTGGTCGTGGCGTCGGCTCCACACGCGTGGGCCGAGCAGCGGGGTCAGGCCAAGGAACAGGTCGAGTTCGGCATCCAGGTGGCGCAGCGCGGTCTGTGGAAAGAGGCGATCTACCGCTGGGAGCGCGCCACCCAGCTGGATCCCACTTACGCCGCAGCGTTCAACAACCTCGCAGTGGCCTACGAGCACGAGGGTCAGTTGGCAAAGGCACGAGAGGCCTACGAGAAGGCGCTCGCGCTCGAACCCAACAATGTGCTCGTTCGGCAGAACTACGACCTGTTCAAGGAAATCAATGACCGCGCGGCTCAGAAAGACGGCCGGCAGTACTAG
- a CDS encoding RNA polymerase sigma factor — MPDPSPAPLEAIDTLIASCLGGDQTAWEEIVRQHRRKVFNIAYKFTGRHDEAEDLTQDIFLKIFKSLHTFDRRANFQTWLVSVSRNLCIDHYRSVRKERETIDRDVDAGELTPAAPGQNAFQALEQADRVELLRKAMAELPPSLREAVVKRDLQELSYQEIADQLNLPEGTVKSRINRGRTELARQVQRIREEDEGVTG, encoded by the coding sequence ATGCCTGATCCCTCGCCAGCGCCCCTTGAAGCCATCGACACGCTCATCGCGAGCTGTCTCGGCGGCGATCAGACCGCGTGGGAGGAGATCGTGCGCCAGCACCGGCGCAAGGTCTTCAACATCGCCTACAAGTTCACCGGCCGGCACGACGAAGCCGAAGACCTGACGCAGGACATCTTCCTGAAGATCTTCAAGTCGCTGCACACCTTCGACCGCCGCGCGAACTTCCAGACGTGGCTGGTCAGCGTCAGCCGCAACCTGTGCATCGATCACTACCGCAGCGTCCGCAAGGAGCGCGAGACGATCGACCGCGACGTCGATGCCGGCGAGTTGACGCCCGCGGCGCCCGGCCAAAACGCCTTCCAGGCGCTCGAACAGGCCGACCGCGTCGAGCTGCTGCGCAAGGCGATGGCCGAATTGCCGCCGTCGCTGCGCGAGGCGGTCGTCAAGCGCGACCTCCAGGAGCTGTCGTACCAGGAAATCGCCGATCAACTGAACTTGCCTGAAGGCACCGTGAAATCGCGCATCAACCGCGGCCGCACGGAACTGGCCCGCCAGGTGCAACGCATTCGGGAAGAAGACGAAGGGGTAACGGGATGA
- the rsfS gene encoding ribosome silencing factor: MAKTTSPRKPRPRLRPDAAKASSGSGEASDKPAAPRPAKLPKSIQAVIDAAQDKKATGVVVLDLKKAGAFTDYFVICSGANPRQVQAIADSIETALKGQKQRPSLVEGYARAEWVLLDYFDFVVHVFSKHAREFYALDRLWGSAVRHELPDQD, encoded by the coding sequence ATGGCTAAAACGACGAGTCCGCGGAAACCCAGGCCCCGCCTTCGCCCCGACGCCGCCAAGGCTTCGTCGGGCTCCGGCGAGGCAAGCGACAAACCGGCGGCGCCGCGCCCGGCCAAGCTGCCCAAGTCGATCCAGGCGGTCATTGACGCGGCGCAGGACAAGAAGGCCACCGGCGTGGTGGTGCTCGACCTGAAGAAGGCGGGCGCGTTCACGGATTACTTCGTGATTTGTTCGGGCGCCAATCCGCGGCAGGTGCAGGCCATTGCCGATTCGATCGAGACAGCGCTCAAGGGGCAGAAGCAACGGCCCTCGCTCGTGGAAGGCTACGCGCGGGCCGAATGGGTGCTGCTCGACTATTTCGACTTCGTGGTCCACGTCTTCTCGAAGCACGCGCGCGAGTTCTACGCCCTCGACCGCCTCTGGGGCAGCGCCGTGCGCCACGAACTCCCCGACCAAGACTAA
- a CDS encoding Uma2 family endonuclease, whose amino-acid sequence MEGRDAMADAVRSTARLTYDDLVAMFPDDDGVQRELIDGELFVTPSPFVRHQRLVVRLTTALANHLAAHAGQGEVFSSPLDVVMTPYDVVAPDVLVVLGDQLDVLTDKHIRGAPGIVVEILSKGTRKRDLTLKRQLFDREGVREYWIVDPEGDNVAVYRRAADGSFPLAVTLESGKGDSLTTALLPGWELALEPLFRP is encoded by the coding sequence ATGGAAGGGAGGGACGCGATGGCGGACGCGGTTCGTTCCACGGCCAGGCTCACGTACGACGATCTGGTTGCCATGTTCCCGGACGATGATGGGGTGCAGCGGGAGCTCATCGACGGGGAGCTGTTCGTGACGCCCTCGCCCTTCGTCCGGCACCAGCGGCTGGTCGTCCGGCTGACGACGGCCCTTGCCAACCATCTGGCGGCACACGCTGGCCAGGGCGAAGTGTTTAGCTCGCCCCTCGACGTCGTGATGACTCCCTACGACGTCGTCGCACCAGATGTGCTCGTGGTCCTCGGCGACCAACTCGATGTCCTTACCGATAAGCACATCCGCGGCGCTCCTGGCATCGTGGTCGAGATCCTGTCCAAAGGCACACGCAAGCGAGACCTCACGCTCAAGCGGCAACTCTTCGATCGCGAGGGTGTGCGCGAGTATTGGATTGTTGATCCCGAAGGCGACAACGTTGCGGTCTACCGGCGCGCCGCAGACGGATCGTTTCCGCTGGCGGTCACGCTCGAATCCGGCAAGGGCGACTCACTGACGACGGCGCTGCTTCCGGGTTGGGAACTGGCGCTCGAGCCCCTGTTTCGGCCGTAG
- the lysA gene encoding diaminopimelate decarboxylase, which produces MAVTAPATSPGLSTARLQDIAAGVGTPCYVYDADLIRAAYATLDEAFDGYPHAIHYALKANSALAVVRLLHSLGSHGDANSLGEVDVALRCGFRPDQIVFTGVGKSASEIDRAVALGLLAINVESPGELDRIDQRAVAQGTVARVALRVNPDIDAKSHPHISTGLRSNKFGVPIDEAPALFREMAGRQGLAPVGAHVHIGSQITTLDPLSRAAEAVVALAHALADEGIHLQHLDMGGGLGISYDGAPVVNPADYVRALVTATRGSGLKIAIEPGRVLVGPAGRLLTTVVDVKQFPGAKRFVVVDAGMTELMRPALYNAFHHIEPVVPRAGEPGPVDIVGPICESTDSYARDRQLAPVAVGDLLAVHDVGAYGAVMAHTYLRRPLSPEVMVENGEWRVIRRRQTLDELLSLETE; this is translated from the coding sequence GTGGCTGTCACCGCACCCGCGACTTCTCCAGGCCTGTCTACCGCCCGGCTCCAGGACATCGCCGCCGGCGTCGGCACGCCCTGTTACGTCTACGATGCCGACCTGATTCGCGCCGCTTACGCGACGCTGGATGAGGCGTTTGACGGCTATCCGCACGCCATCCACTACGCACTCAAGGCCAATTCGGCGCTCGCGGTGGTGCGGCTGCTGCACTCGCTTGGCAGCCACGGCGACGCCAACTCGCTGGGCGAAGTCGATGTCGCGCTGCGCTGCGGCTTTCGTCCGGACCAGATCGTGTTCACCGGGGTGGGCAAGAGCGCGTCCGAAATCGATCGCGCGGTGGCGCTGGGGCTGCTGGCCATCAACGTCGAATCGCCCGGCGAACTCGATCGCATCGATCAACGTGCGGTCGCGCAAGGCACGGTGGCCCGGGTCGCGTTGCGGGTCAACCCCGACATCGACGCGAAGAGCCATCCTCATATCTCCACGGGCCTGCGGTCCAACAAATTTGGCGTGCCGATCGACGAAGCGCCGGCCCTGTTTCGCGAGATGGCCGGCCGCCAGGGCCTGGCGCCGGTCGGCGCGCACGTCCACATCGGTTCCCAGATCACGACCCTCGACCCGTTGAGCCGCGCCGCGGAGGCCGTGGTCGCGCTCGCGCACGCGCTTGCGGACGAAGGCATTCACCTGCAGCACCTCGACATGGGCGGCGGACTGGGCATTTCGTACGATGGCGCGCCGGTGGTAAACCCGGCCGACTACGTTCGCGCCCTGGTGACAGCCACCCGGGGCAGCGGCCTCAAGATCGCGATCGAGCCCGGGCGCGTGCTGGTGGGTCCGGCCGGCCGGTTGTTGACGACCGTCGTTGACGTCAAGCAGTTTCCCGGCGCGAAGCGCTTTGTCGTAGTCGACGCCGGCATGACCGAGTTGATGAGGCCGGCACTCTACAACGCCTTCCACCACATTGAACCTGTGGTACCGCGGGCCGGCGAACCCGGTCCGGTCGACATCGTCGGCCCGATTTGCGAAAGCACCGACTCGTATGCGCGCGACCGGCAACTGGCGCCGGTCGCGGTCGGCGACCTCCTGGCCGTCCACGACGTGGGCGCGTATGGCGCCGTCATGGCGCACACCTACTTGCGACGGCCGCTGTCGCCCGAGGTGATGGTCGAGAACGGCGAGTGGCGGGTGATTCGCCGCCGGCAAACGCTCGACGAACTGCTGTCGCTCGAAACCGAATGA
- the rpmA gene encoding 50S ribosomal protein L27, whose amino-acid sequence MATKKGQGSSRNGRDSNSQRLGVKRFEGNLVTGGSILVRQRGRKYQPGLNVGLGKDDTLFAKVTGKVKFEDHGQRGRFISVHPVE is encoded by the coding sequence ATGGCTACTAAAAAAGGTCAGGGATCGTCTCGTAACGGCCGCGACAGCAACTCGCAGCGGCTCGGCGTCAAGCGCTTCGAGGGCAACCTCGTCACCGGCGGCTCGATTCTCGTGCGCCAGCGTGGCCGTAAGTACCAGCCCGGGCTGAACGTCGGCCTCGGCAAGGACGACACGCTCTTCGCGAAGGTCACCGGCAAGGTGAAGTTCGAAGACCACGGTCAGCGCGGACGCTTTATCTCGGTCCACCCGGTCGAGTAA
- the topA gene encoding type I DNA topoisomerase, producing the protein MPIPLVIVESPAKARTLSRFLGKKYRVEASYGHIRDLPESAAEVPAEIKGKSWGRLGIDTDGEFTPYYVVPGDKKKNVTALKAAMKDASELILATDPDREGEAISWHLKELLKPKVKVRRIVFHEITEEAVKAALAEQHDIDENLVRAQESRRILDRLYGYTLSPVLWKKVQTGLSAGRVQSVAVRVIVEREEERLAFRTASYWDLEAKLRGGAIEFGATLAKIGGQRVATGKDFDSKGVLESNTVRLLDETTATELRETLMRKLPWSVTSVEEKPFTQRPSPPFTTSTLQQEANRKLGFSSERTMQIAQRLFQGMDLGGGDLEGLISYHRTDSTTLSSKALVEAQHAVVELYGADFHKGPRQYQTKVRNAQEAHEAIRPTDFRRTPASLERILESDEMRVYDLIWKRAVASQMADARLLRTSIEIAGETSNGVAATFNASGKAIEFAGYLRAYVEGSDDPSAELLEQDSVLPKLSVGDQVWSPDKMDQELILLGLDAKGHQTSPPARYTEASLVKKLEEEGIGRPSTYAPTVATIQRRGYISRQGKALVPSFTAFAVTRLLRNHFGDYVDLAFTAEMEEILDKISNGEKDWLVFLAEFYRGDGKHPGLEHLVEDKGQAIEYPIIELGIDPESNLPIRVRIGRYGPFLQMGSQADGGPRASLPEDLAPADLTLDKAIALLKAKAQGPKSLGVDEPSGQHVYIMHGRFGAYVQLGETPEDRDIKPRRASLGRDHTEDTITLEVAQKLLSLPRELGTGQDGEGIFANVGRFGPYVKHGTEFRSLEESDDVYAITLARAEELLAQPKKSGRRQRAEPKELKALGKHPDSGENVRILDGRYGPYVTDGTTNASVPKGTQVEAVTMSAAVELLAARAGMSKSKKPARGRKAAKAPAKQKAAKKAKKSA; encoded by the coding sequence ATGCCAATACCGCTAGTTATTGTCGAATCGCCCGCCAAAGCCCGAACCTTGTCTCGTTTCCTCGGAAAGAAATACCGGGTGGAGGCCAGCTACGGCCACATCAGGGATCTCCCGGAGTCGGCCGCTGAAGTCCCCGCCGAGATCAAGGGCAAGTCGTGGGGCCGCCTGGGGATCGATACCGACGGCGAGTTCACGCCGTACTACGTGGTGCCCGGCGACAAGAAGAAGAACGTGACGGCCCTCAAGGCCGCCATGAAGGACGCGTCGGAATTGATTCTCGCGACCGACCCTGATCGCGAAGGCGAAGCCATTAGCTGGCACTTGAAAGAGCTGCTCAAGCCCAAGGTCAAGGTTCGCCGCATCGTCTTTCACGAGATCACCGAGGAAGCCGTCAAGGCGGCGCTGGCCGAACAGCACGACATCGACGAGAACCTCGTCCGCGCGCAAGAGAGCCGTCGCATTCTCGATCGCCTCTACGGCTACACGTTGTCGCCGGTGCTGTGGAAGAAGGTGCAGACGGGCCTCAGCGCGGGGCGCGTGCAGAGCGTCGCCGTGCGCGTCATCGTCGAGCGCGAAGAAGAACGCCTGGCGTTCCGGACCGCGAGCTACTGGGACCTCGAGGCGAAGCTGCGCGGCGGTGCGATCGAGTTCGGCGCGACCCTGGCCAAGATCGGCGGCCAGCGCGTCGCCACCGGCAAGGACTTCGATAGCAAGGGCGTGCTCGAGTCAAACACCGTCCGGCTGCTCGACGAGACGACCGCCACCGAGCTGCGCGAAACGCTGATGCGCAAGCTGCCGTGGTCTGTGACAAGCGTCGAAGAGAAGCCCTTCACGCAGCGGCCCTCGCCGCCGTTCACCACTTCGACGCTGCAGCAGGAAGCCAACCGCAAGCTTGGTTTCTCGTCCGAGCGCACCATGCAGATCGCCCAGCGGCTGTTCCAGGGCATGGACCTTGGCGGCGGTGACCTCGAGGGTTTGATCTCGTACCACCGAACCGACTCGACGACGCTCAGCAGCAAGGCGCTGGTCGAAGCCCAGCATGCCGTGGTCGAGTTGTACGGCGCCGACTTCCACAAGGGGCCGCGGCAGTACCAGACCAAGGTCCGCAACGCGCAGGAAGCCCACGAGGCGATTCGTCCCACCGACTTCCGCCGCACGCCGGCGTCGCTCGAGCGCATTCTCGAAAGCGACGAGATGCGCGTTTATGACCTGATCTGGAAGCGCGCCGTGGCGTCGCAGATGGCCGACGCCAGGCTGCTGCGCACCTCGATCGAGATCGCCGGCGAGACCAGCAACGGCGTCGCCGCGACCTTCAATGCCAGCGGCAAGGCCATTGAGTTTGCCGGCTATCTGCGCGCCTATGTCGAAGGCTCGGACGACCCGTCGGCTGAATTGCTCGAACAGGACTCCGTGTTGCCCAAGTTGTCGGTCGGCGACCAGGTCTGGTCCCCAGACAAGATGGACCAGGAGCTGATCCTCCTCGGCCTCGATGCCAAGGGCCACCAGACCTCGCCGCCCGCCCGCTACACCGAAGCGTCGCTCGTGAAGAAGCTCGAAGAAGAGGGCATTGGCCGGCCGTCGACCTATGCGCCGACGGTCGCCACGATTCAGCGCCGCGGCTACATTTCACGGCAGGGCAAGGCCCTGGTGCCGAGTTTCACCGCGTTCGCCGTGACCCGCTTGCTGCGCAATCACTTCGGCGATTACGTGGACCTCGCGTTCACCGCCGAGATGGAAGAGATCCTCGACAAGATCTCGAACGGCGAGAAGGACTGGCTGGTGTTCCTGGCCGAGTTCTATCGCGGCGACGGCAAGCATCCCGGTCTCGAGCATCTCGTCGAGGACAAGGGGCAGGCGATCGAATACCCGATCATCGAGCTCGGCATCGATCCCGAAAGCAACTTACCCATTCGCGTGCGCATTGGCCGCTACGGTCCGTTCCTGCAGATGGGATCGCAGGCCGATGGCGGTCCGCGCGCGTCGCTGCCGGAAGATCTCGCGCCGGCCGATCTCACGCTCGACAAGGCCATCGCGCTGCTCAAGGCCAAGGCGCAGGGGCCCAAGTCGCTCGGCGTTGACGAGCCGAGCGGGCAGCATGTCTACATCATGCACGGCCGCTTCGGCGCCTACGTGCAGTTGGGCGAGACCCCGGAAGACCGCGACATCAAGCCGCGTCGCGCGTCGCTTGGCCGGGATCACACGGAAGACACTATCACCCTCGAGGTTGCCCAAAAGCTGCTGTCGTTGCCGCGCGAACTCGGCACCGGCCAGGACGGCGAGGGCATTTTCGCGAACGTCGGCCGCTTTGGGCCGTACGTCAAACACGGTACGGAGTTCCGCTCGCTCGAAGAGTCGGACGACGTGTATGCCATCACGCTGGCGCGCGCGGAGGAGCTGCTCGCACAGCCGAAGAAGTCGGGCCGGCGCCAGCGCGCCGAACCGAAGGAACTAAAGGCCCTCGGCAAGCATCCCGACAGCGGCGAGAACGTCCGTATTCTCGACGGCCGCTACGGTCCGTACGTGACCGACGGCACCACCAACGCCTCGGTGCCGAAGGGCACGCAGGTCGAGGCAGTGACAATGTCGGCGGCGGTGGAGCTGCTGGCGGCTCGCGCCGGCATGTCGAAGTCAAAGAAGCCGGCCCGCGGCCGCAAGGCGGCGAAGGCGCCGGCGAAGCAGAAGGCTGCTAAGAAGGCGAAGAAGTCCGCGTAG
- the nadD gene encoding nicotinate-nucleotide adenylyltransferase: MTLGVLGGTFDPIHNGHLAAGLQAQAALQLDRVMLVPSHIPPHRSVGASPEARLAMAELAAREQPGWTASDIELKRDGPSYTFDTLTSLRDRSTTQFFFIIGADAFAEIATWSRYPAVLDLAHFIVVARPGITLHSLKARVPDLADRMTTPDLFKPKASSAKPGDKTRVILLETATPDVSSTEIRRRVRAGHGIGGLVPDSVASYISTHRLYLESTLHG, from the coding sequence ATGACGCTCGGCGTCCTCGGCGGCACGTTCGACCCCATTCACAACGGTCACCTCGCGGCTGGCCTCCAGGCCCAGGCAGCCCTGCAGCTCGACCGCGTGATGCTCGTCCCGTCGCACATTCCGCCCCACCGGTCGGTTGGCGCCTCTCCAGAGGCGCGACTGGCCATGGCCGAACTGGCCGCACGGGAGCAGCCGGGCTGGACGGCCTCGGACATCGAGCTGAAGCGTGACGGACCGTCGTACACGTTCGATACGCTGACGTCGCTCCGTGACCGGTCTACGACGCAGTTTTTCTTCATCATTGGCGCCGATGCGTTTGCAGAAATTGCCACCTGGTCACGCTACCCTGCCGTCCTCGACCTCGCTCACTTCATCGTCGTCGCGCGGCCCGGAATCACGCTACACTCACTCAAAGCGCGTGTCCCTGACCTTGCCGACCGCATGACGACACCGGACTTGTTCAAGCCCAAAGCCTCAAGCGCCAAGCCTGGCGACAAAACCCGCGTCATCCTGCTCGAAACCGCGACACCTGATGTGTCGTCCACTGAGATCCGCCGCCGCGTCCGCGCCGGCCACGGCATCGGCGGCCTGGTTCCCGATTCGGTCGCGTCATACATCTCGACCCATCGTCTGTATCTGGAAAGCACCTTGCATGGCTAA
- the dprA gene encoding DNA-processing protein DprA — translation MDTVRLGSSCFPQLLTEIPNPPAILWFRGDLSICDKIVVAIVGARAASRAGTAAAEALAGDLARAGIVVASGLARGIDAAAHAGALDAGGTTIAVLGTGIDCVYPEENAPLFDRIAAAGLLLTEFPPGVLPFPGNFPKRNRIISGLSRAVVVVEAAEKSGSLITARLAAEQGRDVMAMPGLTAGGRNRGAHALLRDGAKLVESAVDILQEMGIGHPRGLMRETSETVEFTVDDIAVELKISAGDALARLLEWELTGEIRRIGSGRFVRSRSKV, via the coding sequence ATGGATACCGTCCGGCTCGGCTCGTCGTGTTTTCCACAACTCCTGACCGAAATCCCCAATCCGCCTGCGATTCTCTGGTTCCGTGGCGATCTCTCGATTTGTGACAAGATCGTGGTCGCCATCGTCGGCGCACGTGCCGCATCCCGAGCTGGGACGGCGGCGGCCGAGGCGCTGGCCGGCGACCTGGCCCGGGCCGGGATTGTTGTCGCCAGTGGATTGGCGCGTGGCATTGATGCGGCGGCGCATGCCGGCGCCCTTGATGCCGGGGGCACCACCATCGCCGTGCTGGGGACGGGCATCGATTGCGTGTATCCCGAAGAGAACGCGCCCCTGTTTGATCGCATTGCCGCCGCGGGGCTGCTGTTGACCGAGTTTCCGCCAGGCGTGCTTCCGTTCCCCGGCAATTTCCCAAAGCGCAACCGCATCATCAGCGGCCTGTCTCGTGCCGTGGTGGTGGTCGAGGCGGCCGAGAAGAGCGGGTCTCTGATCACGGCGCGGCTCGCTGCCGAACAGGGGCGGGATGTCATGGCCATGCCCGGATTGACTGCGGGTGGCCGCAACCGTGGCGCCCATGCCTTGCTGAGGGACGGGGCAAAGCTGGTTGAGTCTGCGGTCGATATCCTGCAGGAGATGGGCATCGGCCACCCGCGGGGGTTGATGCGCGAAACCTCGGAAACCGTTGAATTTACGGTAGATGACATCGCGGTCGAGCTGAAGATTTCGGCCGGCGATGCGCTAGCCCGGCTGCTCGAATGGGAGCTGACCGGAGAAATTCGTCGAATTGGATCGGGCCGCTTCGTTCGATCCCGGAGTAAGGTGTAA
- the rplU gene encoding 50S ribosomal protein L21: MFAIIQASGRQFRVETGAIIAIDGHNAGEAGGEVSFDQVLLVSNDAGDVTAGTPFVTGAKVLGVIGELDKTKKIRVFKKKRRKQYRRTKGHRSLLTRVRITDIQV, encoded by the coding sequence GTGTTTGCAATCATCCAGGCCTCGGGCCGCCAGTTCCGTGTCGAGACGGGCGCCATCATCGCCATCGACGGACACAACGCCGGCGAAGCCGGCGGCGAAGTCTCGTTCGACCAGGTCCTCCTCGTCAGCAATGACGCAGGCGACGTGACCGCCGGCACGCCCTTCGTGACGGGCGCCAAGGTGCTCGGCGTCATCGGCGAGCTCGACAAGACCAAGAAAATCCGCGTGTTCAAGAAGAAGCGGCGCAAGCAGTACCGTCGGACGAAGGGCCATCGCAGCCTCCTGACGCGCGTCCGCATCACCGACATCCAGGTTTAG
- the obgE gene encoding GTPase ObgE translates to MFVDEVDIHIKAGDGGRGSLSFRREKFVPKGGPDGGNGGAGGSVYVVADPHRNTLVHFRFNPDYKAQRGGNGAGALRTGRGGRDLEIPVPVGTLVFTVDPETGDKVQAADLTVVGQRVLLAQGGRGGLGNAHFATSTNRAPRKVQPGEPGQEFDLHLKLKLLADVGLVGYPNAGKSTLISVISAAKPKIAAYPFTTLTPNLGVVALSGDRDFVVADVPGLIEGAHEGHGLGHQFLRHIERTKVIIHLVDISSASGRDAVEDFDTIRKELELYNPELLKKPHLVAANKIDAIDDPKRITALEKRAKKLKLKFFQISAVAGTGVKELIEAAWPIIAKARELEAKAIEIDPEEDDDREVPADYNPALMPPLRSGTPKKR, encoded by the coding sequence GTGTTCGTCGACGAAGTCGACATCCACATCAAGGCTGGCGACGGAGGCAGGGGATCCCTCAGCTTCCGTCGCGAGAAGTTCGTCCCGAAGGGCGGACCTGACGGCGGCAACGGCGGCGCCGGTGGTTCGGTCTACGTCGTCGCCGACCCCCACCGCAATACGCTCGTCCACTTCCGCTTCAATCCCGACTACAAGGCCCAGCGCGGCGGCAACGGTGCCGGCGCCCTGCGTACCGGCCGCGGCGGACGCGACCTCGAGATCCCCGTGCCGGTGGGCACGCTGGTATTCACGGTCGATCCGGAGACCGGCGACAAGGTGCAGGCTGCTGACCTCACGGTGGTGGGCCAGCGGGTGCTGCTCGCGCAGGGCGGGCGCGGCGGGCTTGGCAACGCGCACTTCGCCACGTCCACCAATCGCGCGCCGCGCAAGGTGCAGCCGGGCGAGCCGGGGCAGGAATTCGACCTCCACCTCAAGCTGAAGCTGCTGGCGGATGTCGGCCTGGTTGGTTATCCCAACGCCGGCAAGTCGACGCTGATCTCCGTGATCTCGGCAGCCAAGCCGAAGATTGCCGCCTATCCGTTCACCACCCTCACGCCCAATCTCGGCGTGGTCGCACTGAGCGGCGATCGCGACTTCGTCGTCGCCGATGTGCCGGGGCTGATTGAAGGCGCGCACGAGGGCCACGGGCTCGGTCACCAGTTCCTGCGCCACATCGAGCGGACCAAGGTGATCATTCACCTCGTGGATATCTCCAGCGCCTCGGGCCGCGATGCGGTTGAAGACTTCGACACCATCCGCAAGGAACTCGAGCTCTACAACCCCGAGCTGCTCAAGAAGCCGCACCTGGTCGCCGCCAACAAGATCGACGCGATTGACGATCCGAAGCGCATCACCGCGCTCGAGAAGCGCGCCAAGAAACTGAAGCTCAAGTTCTTCCAGATTTCCGCCGTGGCCGGCACCGGCGTGAAGGAACTGATCGAGGCCGCGTGGCCGATCATTGCCAAGGCGCGCGAGCTCGAGGCCAAGGCGATCGAGATCGACCCGGAAGAAGACGACGACCGGGAAGTGCCCGCGGACTACAATCCGGCGCTGATGCCGCCCTTGCGCAGCGGCACGCCAAAGAAACGATGA
- the tmk gene encoding dTMP kinase — protein MIAFEGLDQSGKQTQAERLLAAFRTAGLGAEFLTFPEYTTAIGTEIGHALQGERHYDPDTLQLLYIANRFEFRPQILQWLEAGRMVVCDRYLASSIAYGEAQRLDAAWLTEIQSRLPQPSLTLLLDIPPDASLTRKQVARDKFERDLPLLGRVRESYLRQAGHDAGWVHLDGARDKDAVSADVLSAVRSRLGLL, from the coding sequence TTGATTGCCTTTGAAGGACTGGACCAAAGCGGCAAGCAGACCCAGGCCGAGCGGCTGCTGGCGGCGTTTCGGACCGCTGGACTGGGCGCCGAGTTCCTGACCTTTCCCGAGTACACCACCGCCATCGGCACCGAGATTGGCCACGCGCTGCAGGGCGAGCGCCACTACGATCCCGACACCCTGCAGTTGCTGTACATCGCCAACCGGTTCGAGTTCCGGCCGCAGATTCTGCAGTGGCTCGAGGCCGGTCGCATGGTGGTGTGCGACCGCTACCTGGCGTCGAGCATCGCGTACGGCGAGGCGCAGCGGCTGGACGCGGCGTGGTTGACCGAGATCCAGAGCCGCCTGCCACAGCCCTCGCTGACGCTGCTGCTGGACATTCCTCCCGACGCCTCGCTCACTCGCAAGCAAGTGGCGCGCGACAAGTTCGAGCGCGACCTGCCGCTGCTCGGCCGCGTTCGCGAGAGCTATCTCCGCCAGGCCGGCCACGACGCCGGGTGGGTGCATCTCGACGGCGCCCGCGACAAGGATGCGGTGTCGGCCGACGTGCTCAGCGCCGTCCGGTCACGACTCGGGCTGCTGTAA
- a CDS encoding ComF family protein gives MTLRALANSLLASLFEPPCAACARPLPNPLDGAVCEQCWAAIRTGAPLTEHPRGHAVEWACAVDHYEGRLRDIIHALKYERRRSIAKPLGRLMRERGQALLLGADLVVPVPLHPRRERGRGFNQADDLARQLGLPVAALLRRVRDTTSQIELPADARHQNVRDAFAIADGPAKAGRHMATVVVLVDDVSTTGATLEACARVLKRGGVREVRALTAARVVTGRR, from the coding sequence ATGACCCTGCGCGCCCTCGCCAACAGCCTCCTGGCCTCTCTCTTCGAACCACCGTGCGCGGCCTGCGCGCGGCCGCTGCCAAACCCGCTCGACGGCGCGGTGTGCGAGCAGTGCTGGGCAGCAATCAGGACCGGCGCGCCCCTCACTGAGCACCCGCGCGGTCATGCCGTCGAGTGGGCGTGCGCGGTGGATCACTACGAGGGCCGCTTGCGCGACATCATCCACGCGCTGAAGTACGAGCGGCGGCGCTCGATCGCGAAGCCGTTGGGCCGCCTGATGCGCGAACGCGGCCAGGCGCTGCTGCTCGGTGCCGACCTGGTGGTCCCGGTTCCGCTACATCCCCGGCGCGAACGCGGTCGCGGCTTCAACCAGGCTGACGATCTGGCGCGGCAACTGGGGTTGCCGGTGGCTGCCCTGCTACGCCGGGTGCGCGACACCACCTCGCAAATCGAGCTGCCGGCCGACGCGCGGCACCAGAACGTTCGTGACGCGTTTGCCATCGCTGATGGTCCGGCTAAAGCCGGACGCCACATGGCAACGGTGGTCGTTCTCGTCGATGACGTGTCGACGACGGGGGCGACGCTCGAGGCGTGCGCCCGGGTGTTGAAACGTGGCGGGGTCAGGGAGGTGCGGGCGCTTACAGCAGCCCGAGTCGTGACCGGACGGCGCTGA